Proteins from a genomic interval of Oncorhynchus mykiss isolate Arlee chromosome 21, USDA_OmykA_1.1, whole genome shotgun sequence:
- the LOC118942984 gene encoding uncharacterized protein LOC118942984: MVMSGLTRSSSVHNDHSGHNLSSTTTTHGHHPDQSGAVAVGGCGLTPVLDYTAEMERYQSFANFYTKTNVNMNAVNSMNFPQSAKLAHITAPMFPGGRLGVGVAGVTPWGCHDNINMNMNVNAAMLWGRKPPVHQTTPLAPPTTHPSPSTTHMQPHRTGAVAGGQGGEGKQHARHGGHASSQGQEMHHHHGNNNFQSGYAAANHMTKQGHAHQDMLSLSNRSSSGNGGGGGVNGVNMSNFPAGMLGLPPGVIVMAMGSHNNISDSSHFQMTTNHNQLLSDCHHVNQTNPSPCSSTSPGMTSGGQGSGASKRKRKRCGVCAPCRRLINCGVCSACRNRKTGHQICKFRKCDELKKKAGSIQLESPPSVPSGEAFRWFF, encoded by the coding sequence ATGGTCATGTCTGGTCTGACCAGGTCCAGCAGTGTACACAACGATCACAGCGGTCACAACCTGTCCTCAACCACAACCACGCACGGTCACCACCCCGATCAGAGCGGTGCGGTCGCCGTGGGCGGTTGTGGTCTCACTCCGGTCCTGGACTATACGGCTGAGATGGAGCGCTACCAATCCTTCGCTAACTTCTACACTAAAACCAACGTGAATATGAACGCAGTTAACAGCATGAACTTCCCTCAGTCGGCCAAGCTCGCCCACATCACCGCTCCTATGTTCCCCGGCGGCAGGCTCGGAGTGGGCGTGGCGGGCGTGACGCCGTGGGGTTGTCATGACAACATCAACATGAATATGAACGTCAACGCGGCGATGCTTTGGGGGCGGAAACCTCCCGTGCATCAGACCACGCCCCTAGCGCCGCCCACAACACACCCGTCGCCCTCGACAACGCACATGCAGCCCCACCGGACCGGCGCCGTGGCGGGCGGTCAGGGTGGAGAGGGCAAGCAGCACGCAAGACATGGAGGACACGCCTCCTCACAGGGACAGGAAATGCATCATCATCACGGGAATAACAACTTCCAGTCCGGCTATGCTGCCGCCAATCACATGACCAAACAGGGCCATGCCCACCAGGACATGCTCAGCCTATCGAATCGCAGCAGCAGTGGCAACGGAGGAGGAGGCGGAGTCAACGGGGTCAACATGTCCAACTTCCCCGCCGGAATGCTGGGGTTACCACCCGGAGTCATCGTCATGGCGATGGGGTCGCACAATAACATTTCGGACTCCTCCCACTTCCAGATGACGACCAATCATAACCAACTTCTGTCGGACTGCCACCATGTCAACCAGACAAACCCCTCACCCTGCTCTTCAACCTCGCCGGGGATGACCTctgggggtcaggggtcaggagcCTCCAAGAGGAAGAGGAAGCGGTGTGGAGTGTGTGCCCCCTGCAGAAGACTGATTAACTGTGGGGTGTGTTCAGCCTGTAGAAACAGGAAGACAGGTCATCAGATCTGTAAGTTCAGGAAGTGTGACGAACTGAAGAAGAAGGCTGGGAGTATACAGCtagag